Proteins encoded within one genomic window of Anopheles gambiae chromosome 3, idAnoGambNW_F1_1, whole genome shotgun sequence:
- the LOC133393210 gene encoding uncharacterized protein LOC133393210, with protein sequence MFARCTSALLRRYCSASNSSKLAEAIAASVEGADKESISALLVAVPELSKYAPEQWHRTAKLLSTEGLELEKTLSIIGGHPAILVRPVEKIAESLHCWRSCQFGDANMKVLVSAHPYLLDYTNHGQLAQRVAFLHSHFETRKNVYRLFLAAPNLLVDEQHVTEAKIAYLLQAMRHEVLEVVKSSAFAHDLDHLRCRHTFLERLGLFKPRSLKAEKSTPTGNPPLHQITDTSDKRFAVKVAYVTLEEYEVFQELYRREMEQDEQDETDDELEREEVESEPKRSAYHKKGR encoded by the exons ATGTTTGCAAGATGTACATCGGCATTATTGCGGAGATATTGCTCCGCAAGCAATTCTTCAAAGCTG GCCGAAGCGATTGCAGCCTCCGTGGAAGGTGCGGACAAGGAAAGCATCAGTGCGCTGCTGGTCGCCGTGCCGGAACTCTCCAAATACGCCCCCGAACAGTGGCACCGCACAGCGAAACTGCTCAGCACGGAAGGGCTCGAGCTGGAAAAGACACTCTCCATCATCGGCGGCCACCCGGCCATACTAGTGCGGCCGGTGGAAAAGATCGCGGAAAGCTTGCACTGCTGGCGGTCGTGCCAGTTCGGGGACGCCAACATGAAGGTGCTGGTGTCGGCCCATCCCTACCTGCTCGATTACACCAACCACGGGCAGCTGGCGCAACGGGTCGCCTTTCTGCACTCCCACTTTGAGACGCGCAAAAACGTGTACCGGCTGTTTCTGGCCGCCCCGAACCTGCTGGTGGACGAGCAGCACGTGACGGAGGCAAAGATCGCCTACCTGCTGCAGGCGATGCGCCACGAGGTACTGGAGGTGGTGAAATCCAGCGCCTTTGCGCACGATCTGGACCATTTGCGCTGCCGGCACACGTTCCTGGAGCGGCTGGGACTGTTTAAGCCGCGGTCGCTCAAGGCGGAGAAAAGCACACCGACGGGCAATCCTCCGCTGCACCAGATTACGGACACGAGCGACAAGCGGTTCGCGGTGAAGGTGGCGTACGTTACGCTGGAAGAGTACGAAGTGTTTCAGGAGCTGTACCGGCGCGAGATGGAGCAGGACGAGCAGGACGAAACGGACGATGAGCTGGAGCGGGAGGAGGTGGAAAGTGAACCAAAGCGCAGTGCGTACCATAAGAAGGGCAGATAG
- the LOC1277476 gene encoding bis(5'-nucleosyl)-tetraphosphatase [asymmetrical]: MAKRAAGFLIFRRLRERIEYLMLQASYGQHHWSPPKGHVDPGEDDYATALRETTEEAGYAESDLNIHRKQSCTLEYKVKGHDKVVVYWLAELRNPAQETKLSDEHQDMKWLDCDEAIQIAGYEDFAKMVRAFDAKIKANEL; encoded by the exons atggcaaaacggGCGGCCGGCTTTCTCATATTTCGCCGACTGCGCGAACGTATCGAGTATCTGATGCTGCAGGCTTCGTACGGCCAGCATCACTGGTCGCCACCGAAAGGTCACGTCGATCCGGGGGAGGACGATTATGCGACGGCCCTGCGGGAAACGACCGAGGAAGCCGG ATACGCCGAAAGTGACCTAAACATTCACCGGAAGCAATCGTGCACGCTCGAGTACAAAGTGAAGGGGCACGACAAGGTGGTCGTTTACTGGCTGGCGGAGCTGCGCAATCCCGCCCAGGAGACGAAGCTGTCCGACGAGCACCAGGACATGAAGTGGCTGGACTGTGATGAAGCGATCCAAATTGCGGGCTACGAAGACTTCGCGAAGATGGTACGCGCATTCGATGCTAAGATTAAGGCAAACGAGCTGTGA
- the LOC1277475 gene encoding mediator of RNA polymerase II transcription subunit 30, which translates to MAGQFPGGYQSPSGHRGNYNSPIIQQHLNQMNVPNQMGMMGFNQNNMMNSPQMQGVPGQGNQDMGLNPGMMQQNQQQQQPGQGMQPNPQQVATNQHQPGANQMVGQNPTHQAAQPSPQMGMQQQQQQQQQQQQQQQQQQQQSSNVGPGNPMNNPQSQNQSVPPNQPGAGTAVQQQQKAEFNLLSLCRIGQETVQDIVSRFQEVFGILRSIQPPNGTNQGQLSSNDKKAKVQEQFRTIRLLFKRLRLLYDKCNDNCQQGMEYTHVESLIPLKGELERTEPVHTEEYKKALQENRELVAMVQLKNKQLREIIDKIRLTIWEINTMLSMRRC; encoded by the exons ATGGCTGGCCAGTTCCCGGGAGGATACCAGAGCCCCAGCGGGCACCGGGGCAACTACAATAGTCCCATCATCCAACAGCACCTAAATCAAATGAACGTGCCAAACCAAATGGGCATGATGG GATTCAATCAAAACAACATGATGAACAGCCCACAGATGCAGGGTGTACCGgggcagggcaaccaggacaTGGGGCTCAATCCGGGCATGATGCAGCaaaaccaacagcagcagcaacccggCCAAGGAATGCAACCTAACCCTCAGCAGGTTGCGACAAACCAGCATCAGCCCGGTGCGAATCAAATGGTCGGACAGAATCCAACGCACCAAGCCGCCCAACCATCCCCCCAGATGGGcatgcagcaacaacaacaacagcagcagcaacagcaacaacaacagcagcagcagcaacaacaaagcaGCAATGTCGGACCCGGCAACCCGATGAACAACCCCCAGTCACAGAACCAATCCGTCCCGCCGAATCAGCCCGGCGCAGGGACGgcggtacagcagcagcagaaggccGAATTTAACCTGCTCTCGCTGTGCCGCATCGGGCAGGAAACGGTACAGGACATTGTGAGCCGCTTCCAGGAGGTGTTCGGCATACTGCGCTCCATCCAGCCCCCGAACGGGACGAACCAGGGCCAGCTGTCCAGCAACGACAAGAAGGCGAAGGTGCAGGAACAGTTCCGCACGATCCGGCTGCTGTTCAAgcggctgcggctgctgtACGACAAGTGCAACGACAACTGCCAGCAGGGCATGGAGTACACGCACGTGGAGAGCTTGATACCGCTGAAGGGCGAGCTGGAGCGGACCGAGCCGGTGCACACGGAGGAGTACAAGAAGGCGCTGCAGGAAAACCGCGAGCTGGTCGCGATGGTGCAGCTGAAGAACAAGCAGCTGCGCGAAATTATCGACAAGATACGGCTGACCATATGGGAGATTAACACGATGCTCAGTATGAGACGGTGCTAG